The Leifsonia williamsii genome includes a region encoding these proteins:
- the infB gene encoding translation initiation factor IF-2, which yields MAAKPRVHEVASELGVDSKVALAKLKEMGEFVKGPSSSIEPPVARKLRAALEAEGHTTDKAQQAPKATAPSAGAPRPQAPRPAQSSEPQEARSGAPKPQAPMSVAERQAAAEKAAAEKAAAEKAAAAEATPQAKPEAASDAVKPSGPRPGGGSIPRPGAPRPGNNPYSSNQGMGQRPSNPRPGNNPFASSQGMGQRPSPGNIPRPAPPRPGSPRIGAPGQGGQGRPGGQRQGGGGGRPGFQQRPGAGAGAGTGGGFQRPGGGFSGPRPGGGGGRGRGPGGGTAGAFGRGGGKSKARKSKRAKRQEFEMREAPSLGGVSVPRGNGSTVVRLRRGASISDFADKIDANPASLVTVLFHLGEMATATESLDEATFEVLGEELGYKIQVVSPEDEDKELLEGFDIDLDAELEGESDEDLEIRPPVVTVMGHVDHGKTRLLDAIRNANVVAGEAGGITQHIGAYQVWTEHEGIERAITFIDTPGHEAFTAMRARGAQVTDIAILVVAADDGIMPQTIEALNHAQAANVPIVVAVNKIDKPEANPAKVRQQLTEFGLVAEEYGGDVMFVDVSARNDIGIQDLLDAVLLTADAGLDLRANPNKDARGVAIEAKLDKGRGAVATVLIQSGTLRVGDAIVAGTAYGRVRAMADENGDPVLEAAPSRPVQVQGLSSVPRAGDTFLVTEEDRTARQIAEKREAAERNAQLAKARKRISLEDFTRALEEGKVEALNLIIKGDVSGAVEALEESLMKIEVDESVSLRILHRGVGAITESDIDLATIDNAIVIGFNVRPDVKARERAAREGVDVRFYSVIYNAIEDIENSLKGMLKPEFEEVQSGVAEIREVFRSSKFGNIAGVIVRSGTITRNAKARVIRDGAVVGDNLAIESLRRFKDDVTEVRTDFEAGIGLGKYNDIQIGDEIETTELREKPRV from the coding sequence GTGGCTGCAAAACCACGCGTACACGAGGTCGCGAGCGAGCTCGGCGTCGACAGCAAGGTCGCGCTCGCGAAGCTCAAGGAGATGGGCGAGTTCGTCAAGGGCCCGTCCTCGAGCATCGAGCCTCCGGTGGCCCGCAAGCTGCGTGCCGCCCTCGAGGCCGAAGGACACACCACCGACAAGGCGCAGCAGGCGCCGAAGGCCACCGCGCCGTCGGCGGGCGCCCCGCGTCCGCAGGCCCCGCGCCCGGCGCAGTCGTCCGAGCCGCAGGAGGCGCGCTCCGGCGCCCCCAAGCCGCAGGCGCCGATGTCGGTCGCCGAGCGTCAGGCTGCCGCCGAGAAGGCTGCCGCCGAGAAGGCTGCCGCCGAGAAGGCCGCCGCTGCTGAGGCGACCCCGCAGGCCAAGCCGGAGGCCGCGTCCGACGCGGTCAAGCCGTCCGGCCCGCGCCCCGGCGGCGGGTCGATCCCGCGTCCGGGTGCCCCGCGCCCCGGCAACAACCCCTATTCGTCGAACCAGGGCATGGGCCAGCGCCCGAGCAACCCGCGACCGGGCAACAACCCGTTCGCGAGCTCGCAGGGCATGGGCCAGCGGCCGTCGCCGGGCAACATCCCGCGTCCGGCGCCGCCTCGCCCCGGCTCGCCGCGCATCGGCGCGCCCGGTCAGGGCGGCCAGGGTCGTCCCGGCGGCCAGCGCCAGGGTGGCGGCGGCGGTCGTCCCGGCTTCCAGCAGCGCCCCGGTGCCGGTGCCGGTGCCGGTACCGGCGGCGGCTTCCAGCGTCCGGGCGGCGGCTTCAGCGGCCCCCGTCCCGGTGGCGGCGGCGGTCGCGGTCGCGGACCGGGCGGCGGCACGGCCGGCGCGTTCGGTCGCGGCGGCGGCAAGAGCAAGGCCCGCAAGTCGAAGCGCGCGAAGCGTCAGGAATTCGAGATGCGGGAGGCCCCGTCGCTGGGCGGCGTGAGCGTCCCCCGCGGCAACGGCAGCACCGTCGTCCGGCTGCGCCGAGGCGCCTCCATCTCGGACTTCGCCGACAAGATCGACGCGAACCCCGCGTCGCTGGTCACCGTCCTCTTCCACCTGGGTGAGATGGCGACCGCGACCGAGTCGCTCGACGAGGCCACCTTCGAGGTGCTCGGCGAGGAGCTGGGTTACAAGATCCAGGTCGTCTCGCCCGAGGACGAGGACAAGGAGCTCCTGGAGGGCTTCGACATCGACCTCGACGCCGAGCTGGAGGGCGAGTCCGACGAGGACCTCGAGATCCGTCCGCCGGTGGTCACCGTGATGGGTCACGTCGACCACGGAAAGACGCGCCTCCTCGACGCCATCCGCAACGCGAACGTCGTGGCGGGCGAGGCCGGCGGCATCACCCAGCACATCGGTGCGTACCAGGTGTGGACCGAGCACGAGGGCATCGAGCGCGCCATCACCTTCATCGATACCCCTGGTCACGAGGCGTTCACCGCCATGCGTGCCCGTGGTGCCCAGGTGACCGACATCGCGATCCTCGTGGTCGCGGCCGACGACGGCATCATGCCGCAGACGATCGAGGCGCTGAACCACGCCCAGGCGGCCAACGTGCCGATCGTGGTCGCGGTCAACAAGATCGACAAGCCGGAGGCGAACCCCGCCAAGGTGCGTCAGCAGCTGACCGAGTTCGGTCTCGTGGCCGAGGAGTACGGCGGCGACGTCATGTTCGTCGACGTGTCCGCCCGCAACGACATCGGCATCCAGGACCTCCTGGACGCGGTGCTGCTGACGGCCGACGCCGGGCTCGACCTGCGCGCCAACCCGAACAAGGACGCGCGCGGTGTCGCCATCGAGGCGAAGCTCGACAAGGGCCGCGGCGCCGTCGCGACCGTGCTCATCCAGTCCGGAACCCTGCGCGTCGGCGACGCGATCGTGGCGGGCACCGCCTACGGCCGCGTCCGTGCGATGGCCGACGAGAACGGCGACCCGGTCCTCGAGGCCGCGCCGTCCCGCCCGGTCCAGGTGCAGGGCCTCTCGAGCGTCCCGCGCGCCGGCGACACCTTCCTCGTCACCGAGGAGGACCGCACGGCCCGTCAGATCGCCGAGAAGCGCGAGGCCGCCGAGCGCAACGCGCAGCTGGCGAAGGCCCGCAAGCGCATCTCGCTCGAGGACTTCACCCGGGCCCTGGAGGAGGGCAAGGTCGAGGCGCTCAACCTCATCATCAAGGGCGACGTGTCCGGTGCCGTGGAGGCGCTGGAGGAGTCGCTCATGAAGATCGAGGTCGACGAGTCGGTCAGCCTCCGCATCCTGCACCGCGGTGTCGGCGCGATCACCGAGTCGGACATCGACCTGGCGACCATCGACAACGCGATCGTGATCGGCTTCAACGTCCGCCCGGACGTGAAGGCGCGCGAGCGTGCGGCCCGCGAGGGTGTGGACGTCCGCTTCTACTCGGTCATCTACAACGCCATCGAGGACATCGAGAACTCGCTCAAGGGCATGCTCAAGCCCGAGTTCGAAGAGGTCCAGTCCGGTGTGGCCGAGATCCGCGAGGTGTTCCGCTCCTCCAAGTTCGGCAACATCGCCGGTGTCATCGTCCGGTCCGGCACGATCACGCGCAACGCCAAGGCGCGCGTCATCCGCGACGGCGCCGTGGTGGGGGACAACCTCGCCATCGAGTCGCTGCGCCGGTTCAAGGACGACGTCACGGAGGTCCGTACGGACTTCGAGGCCGGTATCGGACTCGGCAAGTACAACGACATCCAGATCGGCGACGAGATCGAGACGACGGAGCTTCGCGAGAAGCCGCGCGTCTGA
- the rbfA gene encoding 30S ribosome-binding factor RbfA, producing MADPARARKLADRIKVIIAKRLDRGLRDPRLGFVTITDVQVTGDLQHATVFYTVYGSEEERQGTAAALKAATGMLRTEVGKNITARLTPTLEFQLDAIPENAAHIEDLLRQAHQRDTEVADLAASAQYAGEEDPYIKPRDYDAEEDDELDGDDDLDGDEAADRR from the coding sequence ATGGCCGATCCGGCACGCGCGAGGAAGCTCGCGGACAGAATCAAGGTCATCATCGCCAAGCGGCTCGACCGCGGCCTGCGCGACCCGCGCCTCGGCTTCGTCACGATCACCGACGTGCAGGTGACCGGCGACCTCCAGCACGCCACGGTCTTCTACACCGTGTACGGCAGCGAGGAGGAGCGCCAGGGCACTGCTGCGGCGCTCAAGGCGGCGACCGGGATGCTGCGCACCGAGGTGGGCAAGAACATCACGGCCCGGCTCACGCCGACCCTCGAGTTCCAGCTCGACGCGATCCCCGAGAACGCCGCCCACATCGAGGACCTGCTGCGCCAGGCGCACCAGCGCGACACCGAGGTGGCCGACCTGGCCGCCTCCGCGCAGTACGCCGGCGAGGAGGACCCGTACATCAAGCCACGCGACTACGACGCGGAGGAGGACGACGAGCTCGACGGGGACGACGACCTCGACGGCGACGAGGCGGCCGACCGCCGCTGA
- a CDS encoding LuxR C-terminal-related transcriptional regulator has protein sequence MSVGGAEARRVFQSATSGRNVELVGPRLSGRSHVLRLVEQEYRRAGYTVVVVRGAGDQLPLAALRLALSDAAELTRPGAPAPARIAGILAERRPAAVLVDDADRLDQPSWEAVALAHRTAGFPIVAAVGRGTSVHDPRALGQLAPPVRVALEPLSLDDVQDVLVHLLDGDVAPTLASRLHTKSGGRIGLVTALAGAAVAEGRIRRREETWTDLPDLWSDALAPVYDALLADADEPLAEAVEMLALAGVIELDTALRLVGEERAERLERASLLRVFMVRSRAMAAVEPPGLTDYFLHRPHSARRSRLLTAIEALSAAQRDSRNAPVPSRALPEPVAGTTELPQLAHMFRDAFAGASSAAASEWRQTRSVSAAVRVLSLQLTGPVDHQLVEEILSGTLLDGAAEEDALAFRFLASRWRLTTGEGPEAAIDTLREGVSPDAVFSPAVEALTICLRMETSAVAADAVVALERRAAGEDPNAAVARLVLAFASIVSGRGREALAHLDAMPAPVRGTILAAQHEYAYGLALYAAGRLEQAAEWAGSHLQRCLAEADRDGLVGHAYVAVLARAALGQFDEAFSTAQLVLSTGATAGQLLFAPDRAVFVVLAFVAIRTGRGPAARSLAGRAADLPGRSDALPFGSTSMVEAARRSAEGAGEEAAAAYRDLADAVRDRGYLLAAETLELLAVLAHFDVEAAASLSTAGGAASGDLYRAWITGLTAQAAGDADGLVEAGRDLGALGARDQAMKLLGQAARLYRARGDDAGAERAQGELRLLLDESVHTAGGAIDDLGLSEREADIIREIAAGRSNVEIAGRLGVSVRTVDSHLRNIRQKTGAVDRDDLARIAGRSAPAATEHPVP, from the coding sequence ATGTCCGTCGGGGGAGCGGAGGCACGGCGCGTCTTCCAGAGCGCCACGTCGGGCAGGAACGTCGAGCTCGTCGGCCCCCGCCTCTCCGGCAGATCCCACGTCTTGCGCCTGGTCGAACAGGAGTATCGGCGGGCGGGCTACACCGTCGTCGTCGTGCGGGGTGCCGGTGACCAGCTGCCACTGGCGGCGCTCCGTCTTGCTCTCTCGGATGCCGCGGAGCTGACGCGCCCCGGTGCGCCCGCCCCGGCCAGGATCGCGGGCATCCTCGCGGAACGGCGGCCGGCGGCGGTCCTCGTGGACGACGCCGACCGGCTCGACCAGCCGTCGTGGGAGGCGGTCGCCCTCGCTCATCGCACCGCCGGATTCCCCATCGTCGCCGCGGTCGGCCGAGGAACGAGCGTTCACGACCCGCGGGCGCTCGGGCAGCTCGCGCCTCCGGTGCGGGTGGCGCTCGAGCCGCTCTCGCTCGACGACGTCCAGGACGTTCTCGTCCACCTGCTCGACGGCGACGTCGCCCCGACGCTCGCCTCGCGCCTGCATACGAAGTCGGGCGGCCGGATCGGCCTCGTGACGGCTCTCGCCGGTGCGGCGGTCGCCGAGGGTCGCATCCGTCGCCGAGAGGAGACGTGGACCGACCTCCCCGACCTCTGGTCGGACGCGCTCGCGCCCGTCTACGACGCTCTGCTCGCCGACGCCGACGAACCGCTCGCGGAGGCCGTGGAGATGCTCGCGCTCGCCGGCGTGATCGAGCTCGACACCGCCCTCCGTCTCGTCGGGGAGGAGCGGGCGGAGCGATTGGAGCGGGCGTCGCTGCTCCGGGTGTTCATGGTCCGCTCCCGGGCGATGGCTGCCGTGGAGCCGCCCGGGCTCACGGACTATTTCCTGCATCGACCGCACTCCGCGCGCCGCAGCCGCCTCCTGACGGCGATCGAGGCGCTGTCGGCGGCGCAGCGCGACTCCCGCAACGCTCCGGTGCCGTCACGCGCGCTGCCCGAGCCCGTGGCGGGCACGACCGAGCTGCCTCAGCTCGCCCACATGTTCCGCGACGCCTTCGCCGGCGCGTCCAGCGCAGCGGCGTCGGAGTGGCGGCAGACGCGGTCGGTCTCCGCCGCCGTCCGCGTCCTCTCGCTGCAGCTCACGGGGCCGGTCGACCACCAACTGGTCGAAGAGATCCTGAGCGGCACGCTCCTCGACGGCGCCGCCGAGGAGGATGCGCTCGCGTTCCGCTTCCTGGCCTCGCGCTGGCGGCTGACCACCGGCGAGGGGCCGGAAGCGGCGATCGACACGCTCCGGGAGGGCGTCTCGCCGGACGCGGTGTTCTCTCCTGCGGTGGAGGCTCTCACGATCTGCCTGCGCATGGAGACGTCCGCCGTCGCTGCCGACGCCGTCGTCGCCCTCGAGCGCCGTGCCGCCGGGGAGGATCCGAACGCCGCCGTCGCGCGTCTGGTGCTCGCGTTCGCCTCCATCGTCTCCGGTCGCGGCCGCGAGGCGCTCGCACACCTCGACGCCATGCCCGCGCCCGTTCGAGGCACCATCCTCGCCGCGCAGCACGAGTACGCGTACGGTCTCGCGCTGTACGCGGCCGGCCGGCTCGAGCAGGCCGCCGAATGGGCGGGTTCGCACCTGCAGCGCTGCCTGGCCGAGGCCGATCGGGATGGACTGGTCGGACATGCGTACGTGGCGGTTCTCGCGCGTGCGGCATTGGGGCAGTTCGACGAGGCGTTCAGCACGGCGCAGCTCGTCCTGAGCACGGGCGCCACCGCGGGTCAGCTGCTGTTCGCTCCCGATCGCGCGGTGTTCGTGGTGCTGGCTTTCGTCGCGATCCGCACCGGCAGGGGTCCGGCCGCCCGCTCGCTGGCCGGTCGGGCGGCCGACCTGCCCGGTCGCAGCGACGCCCTCCCGTTCGGATCGACCTCCATGGTGGAGGCCGCGAGACGTTCGGCGGAGGGGGCGGGCGAGGAGGCGGCGGCCGCGTATCGCGATCTCGCCGACGCGGTCCGCGACCGCGGATATCTGCTGGCGGCGGAGACGCTGGAGCTGCTCGCGGTGCTGGCGCATTTCGATGTGGAGGCGGCCGCGAGCCTGTCCACGGCCGGGGGTGCGGCGTCCGGCGACCTCTACCGCGCGTGGATCACGGGCCTGACGGCACAGGCCGCCGGCGACGCGGACGGCCTCGTGGAGGCCGGACGCGACCTCGGCGCGCTGGGCGCGCGCGATCAGGCGATGAAGCTGCTCGGCCAGGCGGCCCGCCTCTACCGGGCGCGCGGGGACGACGCCGGGGCCGAGCGGGCGCAGGGCGAGCTCCGTCTCCTGCTCGATGAGAGCGTCCACACGGCGGGCGGCGCCATCGACGATCTCGGGCTGAGCGAGCGGGAGGCCGACATCATCCGCGAGATCGCCGCCGGCCGCTCCAACGTGGAGATCGCCGGCCGGCTGGGCGTCAGCGTGCGCACGGTCGACTCCCACCTGCGGAACATCCGGCAGAAGACCGGGGCGGTCGATCGTGATGATCTTGCCCGGATCGCCGGACGGTCCGCGCCCGCAGCGACGGAGCATCCGGTTCCGTGA
- a CDS encoding class C sortase, which translates to MAGTRHPLRRRLLSVTAVAFGVGLMLYPPASTWFSDEAHASQLRSFATNSAALSPTRVDDLLERAQRYNANLPEGVLRDPYELADETAAAPATAAEADYETQLRVPGVEVMSRVTIPSIDLSLPVMHGTSPHTLDLGAGHLYGSSLPIGGPGTHAVITAHSGLVGATMFTDLGKVKVGDVFSVTTVNKPLFYRVDHIAVVEPDDISALQIVPGKDYVTLVTCTPLHVNSHRLLVRGERIAAPDALAQESATVAPAAPFPWWAVIAAGATLLGAAYVLHPLIRRSEGRRGPYRRAPVTGDA; encoded by the coding sequence ATGGCCGGCACCCGCCACCCCCTCAGGCGCAGGCTCCTGTCCGTCACGGCCGTCGCCTTCGGCGTCGGCCTCATGCTGTACCCGCCCGCCTCGACGTGGTTCTCGGACGAGGCGCACGCCTCACAGCTCAGAAGCTTTGCGACGAACTCGGCGGCCCTGAGCCCCACGCGCGTCGACGACCTGCTGGAACGGGCCCAGCGCTACAACGCGAACCTTCCCGAGGGCGTGCTCCGCGACCCGTACGAGCTCGCGGACGAGACCGCTGCGGCCCCCGCGACCGCGGCCGAGGCCGACTACGAAACCCAGCTCCGTGTGCCCGGGGTGGAGGTGATGTCCCGCGTGACCATCCCCTCCATCGACCTCAGCCTCCCCGTCATGCACGGGACGAGCCCGCACACCCTCGACCTGGGAGCCGGACACCTCTACGGGTCGTCGCTGCCCATCGGCGGGCCTGGCACCCATGCCGTCATCACCGCGCACTCGGGGCTCGTCGGAGCCACGATGTTCACCGACCTCGGCAAGGTGAAGGTCGGCGACGTCTTCAGCGTCACCACCGTGAACAAACCGCTCTTCTACCGGGTGGACCACATCGCCGTGGTCGAGCCGGACGACATCAGCGCGCTCCAGATCGTCCCGGGGAAGGACTACGTGACGCTCGTGACGTGCACACCGCTCCACGTGAACTCCCACCGCCTGCTGGTCCGCGGTGAGCGCATCGCCGCCCCGGACGCGCTCGCCCAGGAGTCGGCGACGGTCGCCCCTGCCGCTCCCTTCCCCTGGTGGGCGGTCATCGCGGCCGGGGCCACGCTGCTCGGCGCCGCCTACGTGCTGCACCCGCTCATCAGGCGGAGCGAGGGGCGGCGCGGTCCGTACCGAAGGGCCCCCGTCACCGGCGACGCGTGA
- a CDS encoding SpaH/EbpB family LPXTG-anchored major pilin, whose amino-acid sequence MHSRITKRAVQLVAATAASALLALAGASMASAAVTPSTIDATKKGSITIHKYEMPAAGPGVEADGADHGDLAGLTPMQGVEFTITKVNNVDLTTNAGWKTATTLTPAQAQSQLSATKSVVTTASTGIAKASNLDLGLYYVTETKYPAGVTPAAPFLITVPMTDPANLDKWMYDVHVYPKNSKVGGSKTVKDATEIAMGGPVVWTILGDIPAGPATDGYRIVDPLDTRLTYKTATVTLTSGPALSSGTDYTTSFDAASNTVTVEFTATGRDKLAAAKTADASAQVKVVLDTIVNAVSNGIGIDGDIINVAWVYPNQASFAIKPGKPGETTPGTPTDPNIPTTPVPVGPVETKLAAIKIHKRAAENQALSLAGAQFKLYPTAADAAAGTNAITIDGTSTWTTGADGTVTITGLRQSDFADNQQLTSTTDPKYQYFWLVETKAPTGRELLAEPIKTTAMGLGANATTLEIDNAKHNDGFTLPFTGSPLSATLFYGAGALVVIAGVVYMTVRRRRQPAQQS is encoded by the coding sequence GTGCATTCACGCATCACCAAGCGGGCCGTGCAGCTCGTCGCCGCTACGGCGGCCAGTGCGCTGCTCGCGCTCGCCGGCGCATCGATGGCGTCGGCAGCCGTCACCCCGTCGACGATCGACGCCACCAAGAAGGGCTCGATCACGATCCACAAGTACGAGATGCCCGCCGCGGGCCCCGGTGTGGAGGCCGACGGCGCCGACCACGGCGACCTCGCGGGTCTGACCCCGATGCAGGGCGTCGAGTTCACCATCACGAAGGTGAACAACGTCGATCTCACGACGAACGCCGGCTGGAAGACCGCGACCACCCTCACCCCCGCACAGGCGCAGAGCCAGCTGTCGGCCACGAAGTCGGTGGTCACGACCGCCAGCACGGGCATCGCCAAGGCGAGCAACCTCGACCTCGGCCTCTACTACGTCACGGAGACCAAGTACCCCGCCGGCGTCACCCCGGCCGCGCCGTTCCTGATCACCGTCCCGATGACCGACCCGGCCAACCTCGACAAGTGGATGTACGACGTCCACGTCTACCCCAAGAACTCGAAGGTCGGCGGCTCCAAGACCGTCAAGGACGCCACCGAGATCGCCATGGGCGGCCCCGTGGTCTGGACCATCCTCGGCGACATCCCCGCCGGCCCCGCCACCGACGGCTACCGCATCGTCGACCCGCTGGACACGCGGCTGACCTATAAGACCGCCACGGTCACGCTCACCTCCGGCCCCGCCCTGAGCTCCGGCACCGACTACACCACGAGCTTCGACGCCGCGTCCAACACCGTGACCGTCGAGTTCACCGCGACCGGCCGCGACAAGCTCGCCGCGGCGAAGACCGCGGACGCCTCCGCGCAGGTGAAGGTCGTCCTCGACACCATCGTCAACGCCGTCAGCAACGGCATCGGCATCGACGGCGACATCATCAACGTCGCCTGGGTCTACCCCAACCAGGCCAGCTTCGCGATCAAGCCCGGCAAGCCCGGCGAGACCACCCCCGGCACCCCGACCGACCCCAACATCCCCACGACCCCGGTACCCGTCGGCCCGGTCGAGACCAAGCTCGCCGCGATCAAGATCCACAAGCGCGCCGCCGAGAACCAGGCGCTCTCCCTCGCCGGCGCCCAGTTCAAGCTCTACCCGACCGCGGCCGACGCCGCTGCGGGCACCAACGCGATCACCATCGACGGCACCAGCACGTGGACCACCGGCGCCGACGGCACCGTCACCATCACCGGTCTGCGGCAGTCCGACTTCGCCGACAACCAGCAGCTCACCTCCACCACCGACCCGAAGTACCAGTACTTCTGGCTGGTCGAGACCAAGGCCCCCACCGGCCGTGAGCTGCTCGCCGAGCCGATCAAGACCACCGCGATGGGCCTCGGCGCCAACGCCACCACCCTCGAGATCGACAACGCCAAGCACAACGACGGCTTCACCCTCCCCTTCACCGGCTCCCCCCTCAGCGCCACCCTGTTCTACGGCGCGGGCGCACTCGTCGTGATCGCCGGTGTCGTCTACATGACGGTCCGCCGACGCCGTCAGCCTGCCCAGCAGAGCTGA